A genomic region of Raphanus sativus cultivar WK10039 chromosome 6, ASM80110v3, whole genome shotgun sequence contains the following coding sequences:
- the LOC108813816 gene encoding tRNA(His) guanylyltransferase 1-like produces the protein MANSKYEYVKSFESEDEVMLPNLILVRIDGRDFSRFSQVHEFEKPNDEAALNLMNSCSAALLEEFPDIIFAYGYSDEYSFVFKKTSRFYQRRASKILSLVASFFAAVYVTKWKEFFPQRKLEYAPSFTSQVVSCASPEVLQAYLAWRQQDCHANNQYETCFWMLVKSGKTITETQELLKDTQKQQKNELLFQKFGINYKTLPELFRQGSCLFKTKEREELLQKRGEELLKTREEC, from the exons ATGGCGAATAGCAAGTACGAGTACGTCAAGTCATTCGAATCTGAAGATGAAGTTATGCTTCCTAATTTGATCCTTGTTCGGATCGATGGTCGTGACTTCTCTAG GTTTTCCCAAGTTCATGAGTTTGAGAAGCCTAATGATGAAGCAGCTCTCAATCTTATGAATTCATGCTCCGCTGCGCTTTTGGAAGAGTTTCCTGATATCATCTTTGCATATGGATACAGTGATGAATACAG cTTTGTGTTCAAGAAAACGTCAAGATTCTACCAGAGACGAGCCAG TAAGATTTTGTCGTTGGTAGCTTCCTTCTTTGCTGCAGTGTATGTTACTAAGTGGAAAGAGTTCTTTCCCCAAAGAAAACTAGAATACGCTCCTTCTTTCACCTCACAAGTTGTTAGTTGCGCATCGCCAGAGGTTCTTCAAGCTTATCTCGCGTGGAGACAACAGGACT GCCACGCCAATAATCAATATGAAACTTGTTTTTGGATGTTAGTTAAAAGTGGAAAGACCATAACCGAAACACAAGAGCTTCTTAAG GATACACAAAAGCAGCAGAAAAATGAGCTTCTCTTTCAAAAATTTGGTATCAATTACAAGACGCTTCCCGAATTGTTTCGCCAAGGATCATGTCTTTTCAAGACAAAg GAGAGGGAGGAATTGCTCCAAAAAAGGGGGGAGGAATTGCTCAAAACAAGGGAGGAATGTTAA
- the LOC108813814 gene encoding calcium-dependent protein kinase 24 isoform X2, whose amino-acid sequence MGSCVSSPLKGSPFRKRPVRRRNSSSTTKTSSNTKTDSSSTNLSRRLIFQPPSRVLPEPIGDGIFLKYELGKELGRGEFGVTHECIEISSRERFACKRISKEKLRTEIDVEDVRREVEIMRSLPKHANIVSFKEAFEDKDAVYLVMEICEGGELFDRIVSRGHYTERAAASVAKTILEVVKVCHEHGVIHRDLKPENFLFSNETETAQLKAIDFGLSIFFKPAQRFNEIVGSPYYMAPEVLRRNYGPEIDVWSAGVILYILLCGVPPFWAETEEGIAHAIVRGNIDFERDPWPKVSREAKQLVKNMLDANPYSRLTVQEVLEHPWIQNAERAPNVNLGDGVRTKIQQFVLMNRFKKKVLRVVADNLPNEEIEGIIQMFQTMDTDKNGHLTFEELRDGLQKIGQVCPDGDVKMLMDAADTDGNGTLSCEEFVTLAIHLKRMGCDEHLQQAFKYFDKNGNGSIELDELKEALFDDDKLGHGGDQWIKDIFFDVDLNKDGRISFDEFKAMMKSGTDWKMASRQYSRALLNALSIKMFKEDVGDNGPKSYSMEFPVARKKAKLLDAPKNKSMELVPSKTYRPSGLRN is encoded by the exons ATGGGAAGCTGTGTTTCGTCTCCATTGAAAGGTTCTCCTTTTAGGAAGAGACCGGTAAGAAGGCGAAACAGTAGTAGCACCACCAAAACATCATCTAACACTAAAACCGATTCTTCTTCGACTAACCTTTCCCGGAGATTGATTTTCCAGCCACCAAGCCGTGTTCTTCCAGAGCCCATTGGTGATGGAATCTTCCTCAAGTATGAGCTAGGGAAAGAACTAGGCCGTGGTGAGTTTGGTGTCACTCATGAATGTATTGAGATCAGTTCTCGAGAAAG GTTTGCGTGTAAGAGAATATCAAAGGAGAAGCTAAGGACGGAGATAGACGTTGAGGATGTTAGAAGAGAGGTTGAGATCATGAGATCTTTACCAAAACATGCAAACATTGTTAGCTTTAAGGAAGCTTTTGAGGACAAAGACGCGGTTTATCTTGTCATGGAGATTTGTGAAGGAGGTGAGCTCTTTGACCGTATTGTCTCTAGAGGTCACTACACTGAACGCGCCGCTGCATCCGTCGCTAAAACCATTCTTGAAGTTGTCAAG GTATGTCATGAACATGGAGTGATCCATAGAGATCTTAAACCTGAAAATTTCCTCTTCTCGAACGAAACCGAAACTGCACAGCTCAAAGCTATTGATTTTGGTCTCTCCATTTTCTTCAAACCTG CCCAGCGGTTCAACGAGATTGTGGGGAGTCCTTATTACATGGCACCAGAGGTTTTGAGAAGAAACTACGGTCCTGAGATCGATGTTTGGAGCGCTGGTGTTATACTCTATATCTTGCTTTGTGGTGTGCCTCCCTTTTGGGCTGAAACTGAGGAAGGAATAGCGCATGCCATTGTGAGAGGGAACATCGATTTTGAGAGAGATCCGTGGCCAAAAGTCTCACGTGAAGCCAAACAACTCGTTAAGAACATGCTTGATGCTAATCCTTATAGCAGACTCACAGTTCAAGAAGTTCTTG AACATCCATGGATCCAGAACGCAGAGAGAGCACCAAATGTGAATCTTGGAGATGGAGTCAGGACCAAGATTCAACAGTTCGTGTTGATGAATAGGTTCAAGAAGAAAGTCCTCAGG GTCGTAGCTGACAATCTACCAAACGAGGAGATAGAAGGGATTATACAGATGTTCCAGACGATGGACACAGATAAGAACGGTCACTTGACTTTTGAGGAACTAAGAGATGGTCTGCAGAAGATTGGACAAGTTTGCCCCGATGGAGATGTGAAGATGCTAATGGATGCAGCGGATACAGATGGAAATGGGACGTTGAGCTGTGAAGAGTTTGTGACACTGGCGATACACTTGAAGAGAATGGGCTGTGATGAGCATTTGCAGCAAGCGTTCAAGTATTTTGACAAGAATGGTAACGGATCTATTGAGCTAGATGAGCTCAAGGAAGCTCTATTCGATGATGATAAGCTAGGCCACGGTGGTGACCAGTGGATCAAAGATATCTTCTTTGACGTTGACCTCAACAAG GATGGAAGGATAAGCTTTGATGAGTTTAAGGCCATGATGAAATCAGGAACAGACTGGAAAATGGCGTCGAGGCAGTACTCAAGAGCGTTGTTGAATGCTTTGAGCATAAAGATGTTCAAAGAAGATGTTGGAGACAATGGACCTAAGTCTTATTCCATGGAGTTCCCTGTAGCTAGGAAGAAAGCTAAGCTACTTGATGCTCCCAAGAACAAATCAATGGAGCTTGTCCCTTCCAAAACCTATAGACCCTCAGGTCTAAGAAACTAA
- the LOC130496770 gene encoding 40S ribosomal protein S3-2 isoform X2: MATQISKKRKFVADGVFYAELNEVLTRELAEDGYSGVEVRVTPMRTEIIIRATRTQNVLGEKGRRIRELTSLVQKRFRFPQDSVELYAEKVANRGLCAIAQAESLRYKLLGGLAVRRACYGVLRFVMESGAKGCEVIVSGKLRAARAKSMKFKDGYMVSSGQPTKEYIDSAVRHVLLRQGVLGIKVKVMLDWDPKGVLGPKTPLPDVVIIHSPKEDDVSSAPAQVAAPAALLPEAPLTAVDYPEMIPVA, translated from the exons ATGGCGACGCAAATCAGCAAGAAAAGGAAG TTTGTAGCCGATGGTGTGTTCTACGCTGAGTTGAACGAGGTGCTAACTAGGGAGCTAGCAGAGGATGGTTACTCAGGTGTGGAGGTTAGGGTTACTCCAATGAGGACTGAGATTATCATCAGAGCCACCCGTACTCAAAATGTTCTCG gtGAGAAGGGAAGGAGAATCAGAGAGTTGACGTCCCTTGTTCAGAAGAGATTCAGATTCCCTCAAGACAGCGTTGAGCTTTACGCTGAGAAGGTTGCCAACAGAGGTCTCTGTGCCATCGCTCAGGCTGAGTCTCTCCGTTACAAGCTCCTCGGTGGTCTTGCCGTTCGCAG GGCATGCTATGGTGTCTTGAGATTCGTCATGGAGAGTGGCGCTAAGGGATGTGAG GTCATTGTGAGTGGAAAGCTTCGTGCAGCTCGTGCCAAGTCCATGAAATTCAAGGACGGTTACATGGTTTCCTCTGGTCAACCCACCAAAGAGTACATCGACTCCGCAGTCAGACATGTTCTGCTCAGACAG GGTGTGCTCGGAATCAAGGTCAAGGTCATGCTTGACTGGGACCCTAAGGGAGTATTGGGACCAAAGACACCATTGCCTGATGTTGTCATCATCCATTCTCCCAAGGAAGATGATGTTAGCTCTGCTCCCGCTCAGGTTGCTGCTCCGGCTGCACTTCTACCAGAAGCTCCCCTCACAGCCGTAGATTACCCTGAGATGATCCCTGTCGCCTAG
- the LOC108813814 gene encoding calcium-dependent protein kinase 24 isoform X1 has product MGSCVSSPLKGSPFRKRPVRRRNSSSTTKTSSNTKTDSSSTNLSRRLIFQPPSRVLPEPIGDGIFLKYELGKELGRGEFGVTHECIEISSRERFACKRISKEKLRTEIDVEDVRREVEIMRSLPKHANIVSFKEAFEDKDAVYLVMEICEGGELFDRIVSRGHYTERAAASVAKTILEVVKVCESFKSLSIFSFSRLYCCFLLVKVCHEHGVIHRDLKPENFLFSNETETAQLKAIDFGLSIFFKPAQRFNEIVGSPYYMAPEVLRRNYGPEIDVWSAGVILYILLCGVPPFWAETEEGIAHAIVRGNIDFERDPWPKVSREAKQLVKNMLDANPYSRLTVQEVLEHPWIQNAERAPNVNLGDGVRTKIQQFVLMNRFKKKVLRVVADNLPNEEIEGIIQMFQTMDTDKNGHLTFEELRDGLQKIGQVCPDGDVKMLMDAADTDGNGTLSCEEFVTLAIHLKRMGCDEHLQQAFKYFDKNGNGSIELDELKEALFDDDKLGHGGDQWIKDIFFDVDLNKDGRISFDEFKAMMKSGTDWKMASRQYSRALLNALSIKMFKEDVGDNGPKSYSMEFPVARKKAKLLDAPKNKSMELVPSKTYRPSGLRN; this is encoded by the exons ATGGGAAGCTGTGTTTCGTCTCCATTGAAAGGTTCTCCTTTTAGGAAGAGACCGGTAAGAAGGCGAAACAGTAGTAGCACCACCAAAACATCATCTAACACTAAAACCGATTCTTCTTCGACTAACCTTTCCCGGAGATTGATTTTCCAGCCACCAAGCCGTGTTCTTCCAGAGCCCATTGGTGATGGAATCTTCCTCAAGTATGAGCTAGGGAAAGAACTAGGCCGTGGTGAGTTTGGTGTCACTCATGAATGTATTGAGATCAGTTCTCGAGAAAG GTTTGCGTGTAAGAGAATATCAAAGGAGAAGCTAAGGACGGAGATAGACGTTGAGGATGTTAGAAGAGAGGTTGAGATCATGAGATCTTTACCAAAACATGCAAACATTGTTAGCTTTAAGGAAGCTTTTGAGGACAAAGACGCGGTTTATCTTGTCATGGAGATTTGTGAAGGAGGTGAGCTCTTTGACCGTATTGTCTCTAGAGGTCACTACACTGAACGCGCCGCTGCATCCGTCGCTAAAACCATTCTTGAAGTTGTCAAGGTTTGTGAAAGTTTTAAATCTCTttctatcttttctttttcccgCCTTTATTGTTGTTTCTTGCTTGTCAAGGTATGTCATGAACATGGAGTGATCCATAGAGATCTTAAACCTGAAAATTTCCTCTTCTCGAACGAAACCGAAACTGCACAGCTCAAAGCTATTGATTTTGGTCTCTCCATTTTCTTCAAACCTG CCCAGCGGTTCAACGAGATTGTGGGGAGTCCTTATTACATGGCACCAGAGGTTTTGAGAAGAAACTACGGTCCTGAGATCGATGTTTGGAGCGCTGGTGTTATACTCTATATCTTGCTTTGTGGTGTGCCTCCCTTTTGGGCTGAAACTGAGGAAGGAATAGCGCATGCCATTGTGAGAGGGAACATCGATTTTGAGAGAGATCCGTGGCCAAAAGTCTCACGTGAAGCCAAACAACTCGTTAAGAACATGCTTGATGCTAATCCTTATAGCAGACTCACAGTTCAAGAAGTTCTTG AACATCCATGGATCCAGAACGCAGAGAGAGCACCAAATGTGAATCTTGGAGATGGAGTCAGGACCAAGATTCAACAGTTCGTGTTGATGAATAGGTTCAAGAAGAAAGTCCTCAGG GTCGTAGCTGACAATCTACCAAACGAGGAGATAGAAGGGATTATACAGATGTTCCAGACGATGGACACAGATAAGAACGGTCACTTGACTTTTGAGGAACTAAGAGATGGTCTGCAGAAGATTGGACAAGTTTGCCCCGATGGAGATGTGAAGATGCTAATGGATGCAGCGGATACAGATGGAAATGGGACGTTGAGCTGTGAAGAGTTTGTGACACTGGCGATACACTTGAAGAGAATGGGCTGTGATGAGCATTTGCAGCAAGCGTTCAAGTATTTTGACAAGAATGGTAACGGATCTATTGAGCTAGATGAGCTCAAGGAAGCTCTATTCGATGATGATAAGCTAGGCCACGGTGGTGACCAGTGGATCAAAGATATCTTCTTTGACGTTGACCTCAACAAG GATGGAAGGATAAGCTTTGATGAGTTTAAGGCCATGATGAAATCAGGAACAGACTGGAAAATGGCGTCGAGGCAGTACTCAAGAGCGTTGTTGAATGCTTTGAGCATAAAGATGTTCAAAGAAGATGTTGGAGACAATGGACCTAAGTCTTATTCCATGGAGTTCCCTGTAGCTAGGAAGAAAGCTAAGCTACTTGATGCTCCCAAGAACAAATCAATGGAGCTTGTCCCTTCCAAAACCTATAGACCCTCAGGTCTAAGAAACTAA
- the LOC108808696 gene encoding uncharacterized protein LOC108808696: MSIAGGRDGSKSFMKRVTSTFSIKKNQNTTTNDPKPLLPRSRSTGASYESKKLRQGKRALPDVTPNTKRTKSAGVSPQPRRQKIDESRKQFTKLRCFDDSDSVWLSSDCASSSSLLGRERRVSVSFHFSLDEKVVSWLSNAAKNQEDTISTEDNHHQRSSKKAKCSSESNNKTCLSKSCEESFASPELTLQEEKKVSFSLESEMSLEEAAEIGDSDKSKIVTEPIFWPFEQKFDWTPDDILKHFSISPRRKKSMGNKGAGTSPRSMRAQLQTRKLVLKEGCKRKLMFNGPGSSPKQARTIGNKKTKISKNQQVQQPTTKSLKRNNSLPASLKRNSREEVPVQSSEESVEICRKTPKKLIMTRRSRTFIEDDFALMNDFSIENAVGLCEFRGREGIVDSDFNTDGFLFEDSL, encoded by the coding sequence ATGTCTATTGCAGGTGGGAGAGATGGATCTAAAAGTTTCATGAAGAGGGTTACATCAACTTTCTCCATTAAGAAAAACCAGAACACAACAACAAATGATCCAAAACCACTTCTTCCGCGGTCCAGATCAACTGGTGCTAGCTATGAATCCAAGAAGCTGCGTCAGGGGAAAAGGGCTCTTCCTGATGTTACACCAAACACAAAGAGAACCAAATCTGCTGGTGTTTCTCCTCAACCAAGACGTCAAAAGATTGACGAATCAAGGAAACAGTTCACCAAGCTGAGATGTTTTGATGACAGCGACTCCGTTTGGCTGTCTTCGGACTGCGCTTCTTCTAGCTCTCTTCTAGGCCGGGAACGCAGAGTCTCCGTCTCGTTTCACTTCTCGCTCGACGAAAAGGTTGTCTCTTGGTTGTCAAATGCTGCTAAGAATCAAGAAGACACCATCTCTACCGAAGATAATCATCATCAGAGAAGTTCAAAGAAGGCAAAATGTTCTTCAGAGAGCAACAACAAGACTTGTCTAAGTAAGTCATGTGAAGAGTCATTTGCAAGTCCTGAGTTGACTTtacaagaagaaaagaaagttaGCTTCTCTTTAGAATCAGAGATGTCTTTGGAGGAAGCTGCAGAGATTGGGGATTCCGACAAGAGCAAGATTGTTACCGAGCCTATTTTCTGGCCGTTTGAGCAGAAGTTTGATTGGACACCAGATGATATACTGAAGCATTTCTCCATATCTCCCCGGAGGAAAAAATCAATGGGAAATAAAGGTGCTGGCACCTCACCAAGATCAATGAGGGCACAGCTTCAGACAAGAAAGCTGGTTCTCAAAGAAGGGTGTAAGAGAAAGCTCATGTTCAATGGTCCAGGATCAAGTCCAAAACAAGCACGGACGATCGGTAATAAGAAAACCAAGATCAGCAAGAACCAACAAGTACAACAACCCACCACGAAGAGTTTGAAGAGGAACAATAGTTTACCCGCAAGTTTGAAGAGAAACTCCAGGGAGGAGGTACCTGTTCAATCTTCTGAAGAGAGTGTAGAGATATGCAGAAAAACACCTAAGAAGCTTATCATGACCCGCAGGTCCAGGACTTTCATAGAAGATGACTTTGCTTTGATGAATGATTTCTCTATAGAAAATGCGGTGGGACTTTGCGAGTTCAGGGGAAGAGAAGGCATAGTAGATTCAGACTTCAATACTGATGGTTTCTTGTTTGAAGATTCTCTATGA
- the LOC108813813 gene encoding uncharacterized protein LOC108813813, translating to MGGGMETNKNKFIEDWGSARENLEHNFRWTRRNFALIGIFGIVLPILVYKGIVKDFHMQDEDAGRPHRKFL from the exons ATGGGAGGAGGAATGGAGACGAACAAGAACAAGTTCATAGAGGATTGGGGATCCGCCAGGGAGAATCTCGAGCATAACTTCCGCTGGACACGTCGCAACTTCGCTCTCATCGGAATCTTCGGCATCGTTCTCCCCATCCTCGTCTACAAGGGCATCGTCAAAGATTTC CACATGCAAGACGAAGATGCAGGCAGACCGCATAGAAAGTTCCTATGA
- the LOC130495860 gene encoding zinc finger BED domain-containing protein RICESLEEPER 2-like: MGSRSDSEEQFTMDTDYSPPNTLDIASLATLAALDAAEQIADQRADTAIASGGKKKGSKRRIISLNDNSDDSDVEITPQIQTSQPRRKSTFGTATRKPMTQSTIDGGIGSSSQACRKEKYVPKKAVIRGGIRKPLSRSQKGKGKVSATQSQKKKAVSQRKTIEELPELGDELFEEELDEDEIGEEEREERQRSDVWRDFKVVHKPNGTMKAACNHCRNQYAWHSHSHGTSGLRRHRLRCKMFPRSGGTQQQLNLEGKVVSRKYDHTVFRQLVAKTIVQHDLPYSYVEYERVRETWKYLNVDVKTISRNTARKDVYKLYESERDILKRELATLPGRVSFTSDLWTSVKREGYMCVTAHYIDRNWKLNSKILTFCALPPPHNGMNVAVQLLETLKEWGIDKKVFSVTLDNATSNDSMQDIVKSQLNLSDDLLCGGEFFHVRCAAHILNLIVQDGLKVIGGALHKVRESVKYVLGSPTRETLFQRCVDATGPVDDGWLILDVSTRWNSTFYMLERAIKYRKAFVQLEIFDKKNFKTAPTAEEWDRAANISEFLAPFAEITSLMSGSNYPTANLYFYQVWLIHNWLQKNEDSEDDAVRYMVPPMKEKFDKYWDEVSCLFAMAAVFDPRFKLSIVQCCLGKLDMSTRDAKLKNLREKLNNLFQTYNKKSKNNSPSTEPRQSVQKKATKAVSSRMFGNYTDFFAFRKESGIVSGKTPLEAYLEEPALDFTSFQSLNILDWWKDNAHRFGDLAAMACDLLSVPITTVASESSFSIGSRVLNKYRSRLLPKNVQALICTRNWIKGYESYAHDEEIDEDGDGDGDGDGDGDGDGDGDGDGGGGGGVQRSILTRHEAVMEQLAASRTKRVHFA; the protein is encoded by the exons ATGGGTTCCAGGAGCGATTCAGAAGAGCAGTTCACGATGGATACCGATTACTCTCCACCAAACACTCTGGACATCGCGAGTTTAGCTACCTTAGCTGCTCTTGATGCAGCTGAACAGATCGCTGATCAAAGGGCTGATACTGCTATTGCTTCCGGTGGAAAGAAGAAAGGAAGCAAAAGAAGAATTATCAGTCTAAACGATAATAGTGATGATTCTGATGTTGAAATCACTCCACAGATCCAAACAAGTCAGCCTCGCAGGAAGAGCACTTTTGGAACAGCCACAAGGAAACCCATGACGCAATCCACTATAGACGGTGGTATTGGCTCCTCCTCACAGGCGTGTAGAAAGGAAAAATATGTACCAAAGAAAGCTGTGATTCGTGGAGGTATAAGGAAGCCACTGTCTCGGTCACAAAAGGGCAAGGGAAAGGTATCGGCTACCCAGTCGCAAAAGAAGAAGGCAGTGTCACAGAGGAAGACGATTGAGGAGTTACCAGAACTTGGCGATGAATTGTTTGAAGAAGAGTTGGATGAGGATGAGAttggtgaagaagaaagggaagaAAGGCAGAGATCAGATGTGTGGCGAGATTTCAAGGTGGTTCATAAGCCCAATGGAACTATGAAAGCTGCATGCAACCATTGCAGGAATCAGTATGCATGGCATTCACACTCGCATGGAACCAGTGGGTTGAGAAGGCATCGTCTGAGGTGTAAAATGTTTCCTAGGAGTGGAGGAACCCAGCAACAACTCAATCTCGAGGGGAAAGTGGTATCTCGCAAGTATGATCATACTGTGTTCCGACAATTGGTAGCTAAGACAATCGTTCAGCATGATCTGCCATACTCCTACGTCGAGTATGAAAGAGTGAGAGAGACATGGAAGTATTTGAATGTAGATGTCAAAACCATTTCTCGAAACACGGCGAGAAAAGATGTCTACAAGTTGTATGAAAGTGAGAGAGACATACTGAAGAGAGAATTGGCGACTCTCCCTGGACGTGTCTCATTCACGTCTGACTTGTGGACATCGGTGAAGCGGGAAGGATACATGTGTGTGACAGCACATTACATTGATCGGAATTGGAAGTTGAATAGCAAGATTCTGACGTTTTGTGCTCTGCCACCTCCACATAATGGTATGAATGTTGCAGTTCAGCTCCTTGAAACATTGAAAGAATGGGGAATTGATAAAAAGGTGTTCTCAGTGACACTAGATAATGCTACAAGTAATGATTCGATGCAAGATATTGTGAAATCACAGCTCAATTTGTCTGATGATTTACTTTGTGGAGGCGAGTTCTTCCATGTCAGATGTGCAGCTCACATACTTAATCTCATAGTGCAAGATGGGTTAAAGGTTATAGGAGGCGCTTTGCACAAAGTAAGAGAGAGTGTTAAGTATGTTTTAGGATCGCCAACGCGAGAAACACTGTTCCAGAGATGTGTGGATGCTACGGGTCCAGTAGACGATGGGTGGCTCATCTTGGACGTGTCGACGAGATGGAACTCTACTTTCTACATGCTTGAGCGAGCCATCAAGTACCGTAAAGCATTTGTTCAGTTGGAGATATTTGATAAGAAGAATTTTAAGACAGCGCCCACTGCTGAGGAATGGGATAGAGCAGCCAATATCTCCGAGTTTTTGGCACCTTTTGCTGAGATCACATCGCTGATGTCGGGATCAAATTACCCGACTGCAAACTTGTACTTTTATCAAGTTTGGCTGATCCATAATTGGCTTCAGAAAAATGAGGACAGCGAAGATGATGCTGTCAGATACATGGTGCCACCAATGAAAGAGAAGTTTGACAAATATTGGGATGAAGTTAGTTGTCTTTTTGCTATGGCAGCAGTCTTCGATCCACGGTTTAAGCTTTCGATTGTCCAATGTTGTTTAGGGAAGCTCGACATGAGTACACGTGATGCAAAGTTGAAGAACTTGCGAGAGAAGCTTAACAATCTGTTTCAGACCTACAACAAAAAGTCCAAGAATAACTCACCTTCCACTGAGCCTCGTCAGTCTGTTCAAAAAAAAGCCACTAAGGCAGTGTCTAGCCGAATGTTTGGGAACTACACG GACTTCTTTGCATTTCGCAAAGAGAGTGGCATTGTGAGTGGAAAGACACCTCTAGAAGCCTATCTTGAAGAACCAGCTTTGGACTTTACTAGTTTCCAGAGCTTGAACATACTTGATTGGTGGAAAGATAATGCGCATCGGTTTGGTGATTTGGCTGCAATGGCATGTGATCTGCTAAGTGTTCCAATTACGACAGTGGCTTCGGAGTCCTCCTTTAGCATTGGATCGCGAGTTCTGAATAAATACAGGAGTCGGCTACTCCCCAAGAATGTGCAAGCTCTAATATGCACTAGGAATTGGATCAAGGGATATGAATCTTATGCACATG ATGAAGAAATCGATGaagatggtgatggtgatggtgatggtgatggtgatggtgatggtgatggcGATGGCGatggtgatggtggtggtggtggtg GTGTACAAAGGAGCATTTTGACTCGTCATGAAGCAGTCATGGAGCAGCTAGCAGCATCAAGAACCAAAAGAGTGCATTTTGCTTAA
- the LOC108813815 gene encoding GDSL esterase/lipase At2g31540-like, translating into MSSSKTITFTLFIATTLFASCNAAANATTKPLFPAILIFGDSTVDTGNNNYPLNTFFRATHFPYGIDLPDHKANGRFSNGKLIPDILAAKFNIKQFVPPFLQPNLSDQEIVTGVCFASAGSGYDDKTSLSTQAIPVSEQPNMFRKYIARLKSIVGDKKAMDIINNALVVISAGTNDMVLNFYTIPTRRLEYPLISGYHDFILKRLDDFIGELYSLGARNIAIAGLPPIGCLPIQMTAKFRNIFRFCLEQENKDSVVYNQKLEKLLPQIQASHTGSKILYADIYTPIYDMMQNPSKYGFTETKRGCCGTGFLETSFMCNVFSPSCPNHSEFLFFDAIHPSEATYNYIGDLLDTQIRGSIAA; encoded by the exons atgtcCTCTTCTAAAACCATAACCTTCACTCTATTCATCGCGACAACACTATTCGCGTCCTGTAACGCAGCCGCAAACGCCACAACCAAACCTCTATTCCCAGCCATTCTAATCTTCGGCGACTCAACCGTGGACACAGGCAACAACAACTACCCTTTAAACACATTCTTCAGAGCTACACATTTTCCCTACGGCATTGACCTCCCAGACCACAAAGCTAACGGGAGATTCTCAAACGGGAAACTAATCCCCGACATACTCGCAGCCAAATTCAACATCAAACAGTTTGTTCCTCCTTTCTTACAACCAAACCTCTCCGACCAAGAGATTGTAACCGGAGTCTGTTTTGCATCAGCCGGTTCGGGTTACGATGACAAAACCAGCCTCTCCACTCAGGCCATTCCTGTCTCGGAACAACCTAACATGTTCAGGAAGTACATTGCTCGTCTCAAGAGTATCGTGGGAGACAAGAAAGCTATGGATATTATAAACAACGCTTTGGTGGTTATAAGCGCAGGGACTAACGATATGGTCTTGAATTTTTACACTATTCCTACAAGGCGTCTTGAGTATCCTCTTATCTCTGGTTACCATGACTTTATACTTAAGAGGCTTGATGATTTCATCGGG GAGCTTTACAGTTTAGGTGCCAGGAATATTGCGATCGCAGGTTTACCTCCGATTGGTTGTTTACCGATTCAAATGACTGCTAAGTTCCGCAACATCTTTAGGTTTTGCTTAGAACAAGAGAACAAAGACTCGGTGGTATACAATCAGAAACTTGAGAAGCTATTACCTCAGATCCAGGCATCTCATACAGGAAGCAAGATCCTTTACGCCGATATATATACCCCTATATACGACATGATGCAAAACCCTAGCAAATACG GGTTTACAGAGACGAAGAGAGGATGTTGTGGAACAGGGTTTCTGGAGACGAGCTTCATGTGTAATGTTTTTTCTCCATCGTGTCCGAATCACTCTGAGTTTTTGTTCTTTGACGCCATTCATCCATCGGAAGCTACCTATAATTACATAGGAGACTTGCTCGATACTCAAATCCGTGGGTCGATTGCGGCTTAA